DNA sequence from the Pomacea canaliculata isolate SZHN2017 linkage group LG7, ASM307304v1, whole genome shotgun sequence genome:
GAAATGTTGCGGCAACCACTGGAAGACTAACGTTCTTTATGGCGACATCAAGAAACTGAGGTGGACCTGTGACACATTAAGCACAGCCCAAGAAAATCAAAGTTAACtgattataaataatttgtatacCCGTTGATAATATTCTCGtatcttaaataataaattcataaatataacattttttcataGCCCAGTTCAAAAACAATAGCCTGAAACATTTGTCATGCTGGTTcatggtctcggcagacagcctGTCTCAATAAATTTTCTCTGATATCTTGTACGAAATAATAAGCgaataatatttctattaaagTAGTTGTCATTCTGCCACAcacttactctttctctctctttcacacacacattcactctcaAGTACAAATACTTTTcatgattattttcatttacatttgaGAAGAAAAGACACAGTTCTGTTCTCTGCCGACCCTCTTCCTTCACAGTTAACTCTCGGCCAGTTATCTTCACATTGGATTGAAAGTGGATAGTTAAGACGACCTGCACCTGCAGCAAGTTCCTTATTTTTGTCCACCAGACGGAAGTTGACAGGCGGGTTTCCTGCGTCAAAGGAGCAGGAGATAAGGACCTCCTGACCCTCGTTGGTGAAATGAGTGCCATTCACTTCGTGTCCGTCTACAGTCAGACTTGTGACTTTAGGCGGATCTGGagtgaacacatgaacacacatgcatatgcacacgcgtatgcaaatatatatataaatggataaatatataaagacaCATAGCCATCCATTCAATCAATCAGCAGCCCGTCAAACCTGTTCTTGCAAATCATGTATCATTACTAGAGTTTTTCTTATAAAACAATTTGCCAATTTTACTGACATGAATGATGCTTTCAATCATCATTAAGATGtgaaataattacataaaaCGATTTGTTAGATATTAACATTATACAAGACAGATAATATTCTACCCTTTTTTCCATTAAAGAATACTGCTAActcattactttaaaaaaacatctaacTAAACAAGTTAAAATGTTAGAGAACTAGGGATTTAAAATAAGTCTCATTACTTACATAGAGCATTGAGAAATATTGTGCGTATCAATTGGgttgtctttttattattgacaTTGTTTTCCAAAGAGAGCTGCATCACACTTAGTGACCGACTGACCAGttgtgaaatttttatttcccagGACTGCGGGGAGCTGCTGATATGTCGCTCGCACGAGCAGAACGTTCCATCCCCAGGACTCCAGTTCTTGACAGCCATTTGGTCGAGTTTTTCTCTCCATTTAAATGTACATTGAGTTGTCAGCAGGTTATTCCGGCAAAGGTGGAAAGCAAAGGTGGTTTTGTCTGAAAATACTGAGGAGTCGGTAACCTTATACAGGTATGTAATATTTGTAAGGCTACCTTCTCTCTCAAACAAACTTTCATTGAAGGTTGTTATtccacctgaaaaaaataagcagtttTCCATTAAATGCACTTCAAATATTTCTATGGCTCATTTTGAATATACATCTCTTTGGCCAGTAAAATCAGCATTGTGAAGATTTTATTCAGCGGAATAGCGGAACTTCACTGGATATACTGGCATCAGGTATCAACAGAGAGTAATAAAACAAGATATATAAAGTTATTATTGGCATTTGACGGTCATAGAAAACTGATTTTGATTCACCCATAGTTCATTGATGTACAcctaaaaatcatttttgttccTAATTTGGTGTAATGTTATAAAGAATCTTAACAATAatcatttaataatatatgtgtataatattttgttcttgacTTACCTATGAGAAATAAATCTTCATTCAGTATTCCAACaatgtatatattgtgtagttttatttttagttattttattacatacaaaCGGAAACGTTGTGAGTATGTGTTAGTGTGGATACATATCTGTGCGCGTGCCTAAACGATTGTGAATAAATATGTATCAATACCCAAAAGCAATCATATAAAGTATACTGCCTTTAGAGAAACACATTAAAGTAATCATATTTTAGTAGTTTATAAACATCGTGGTACTCACAAGTAAAAGCGAAAGTTATTTTCTGTGGCATAATAATCatcagcaagaaataaaatttgaggGAAAACGTAGCCATGGTCGTCTCCCTCTAGCTTGTTTTAAACTCGGCAGTCGACTCTGGACTCTGGACTCTTTCACATGTCTGCCATGGGTAATACCAAGCTGTTTCCTTTTCCTCATGCTGTCGTACTCGTAGCAGATTAATTTTTGGATAGAGCACCTGTTACAGATCTCTTAATAAGTGCGAAACACTTTCCCAAGCGTTCTGGTAAAAGTGGAAATGTTTTACTCCGTAAAATAAATCctaattttctttcatgtcaACGGAAATCAAGCATTTCGAGCATGTGTATATTATTTGCCGATGTGctggaaaaataaacttttttcttctgcaggATCGTTCTCAAACTAAGATGGAACAAATTTTAATCGAATTTTCACTTTAATTGGCTGCTGGAAAGTCGCATGTTGTTAGGCAGTAGAATATCACAAAGGTGTACATTTAAATGctattaattttatcaattttataaatttagtgCAATTTCCGCCAGTACATGCTTGCACAGTGTTTGTTTCTTCGAAGAGTTATAATACTTTTCTCCCCGATCGAGCTAAAACGTGGACATTCGGTCCTCTTGTGAATTGTCGAGGTCAGAGAAGGAAGGACTTAAGCTCATTTATCGAACTGGGAAGAAGTATATTTACATAGTGTGTGACCTCCTCTCAGTGTCCTTTCGGCCAAAGCCTAAAAACTAGCTCGAATGTTTTACACAGTTTTCAGCACCAAGTACGCACACAAACCCTATGTAAGGTGATTTCAATTAATTTCTAAAGTTACTTGAAGAAAAGGCTTGCGCCTATTTTCATGGGACTCAGTCGATTAAAAGTAGCCGGTGACCTATATAGATAAAAGTCTCTATTGTCATTTAGGCTTAAGCCTAATATATAGATTGGCCATAATACGCAGTTTTCAGACACAGTAAgttcacatttgttttcttagttTGTTTTGGTATAAATCAAAAGTAATTTGTTATTCTATCCCCTATTTCTGCTTCTTGTTAGATTCATAAGatcaaaagaattg
Encoded proteins:
- the LOC112567431 gene encoding uncharacterized protein LOC112567431, whose product is MATFSLKFYFLLMIIMPQKITFAFTCGITTFNESLFEREGSLTNITYLYKVTDSSVFSDKTTFAFHLCRNNLLTTQCTFKWREKLDQMAVKNWSPGDGTFCSCERHISSSPQSWEIKISQLVSRSLSVMQLSLENNVNNKKTTQLIRTIFLNALYPPKVTSLTVDGHEVNGTHFTNEGQEVLISCSFDAGNPPVNFRLVDKNKELAAGAGRLNYPLSIQCEDNWPRVNCEGRGSAENRTVSFLLKCPPQFLDVAIKNVSLPVVAATFRVKSHTTAVEGCFLTSMSLEEKTTRAVKCVLNGHPPDLVLSLYLDTETSIAQGKWKLILLNEKGFANTTLSIIKRSGKTTFIVKITIIKRKLNYHKITDLVS